One segment of Thamnophis elegans isolate rThaEle1 chromosome 16, rThaEle1.pri, whole genome shotgun sequence DNA contains the following:
- the SLC28A2 gene encoding sodium/nucleoside cotransporter 2 has protein sequence MYKYKHESERNGMGEVKISPKNSHKGLENPTFELMESETNGKEAPSLEEENPVQDSHFGSRLKNVTRPFSKAKRFCKAHRKLFHQVFLGILIAGYLAYFIAACYLDYQRALALIVLTSLAVAFLAYSLVKKYLGAKIIQMLSPCSKCCQKAWRWLKWILCALLLIALITWLVLDVSQRKEQLISLGGYCVLVVLLFLVSKHHMAVSWRAVSWGLGLQFILGIFIIRTEPGFQAFQWLGNQIQAFLNYTTAGSGFVFGEKLIQESFAFQALPIVIFFSCVMSILYYLGVMQFIILKLSWLLQITMGTAATESLSVVGNVFVGMTEAPLLIRPYLGDMTRSEIHAVMTGGFATIAGSVMGAYISFGIDASSLIAASVMAAPCALAMAKLVYPEVEQSKFRSHEGITIACGEEKNILEAAGNGASAAVGLVANIAANLIAFLAVLAFIDAALSWLGGMVGLPQLSFQLICSYVLMPLAFLLGVSWEEASRAAEMLGVKFFLNEFVAYQQLSVYKQNRLMGRPEWDGPQKQWISPRAETIITFALCGFANLSAIGIMLGGLTPMAPQRKSEFSSVVLRALLTGACVSLINACIAGILYVPREVPACLDFFNTTTAINSTSYALHECCKDLFSSSLPGSDGFLSFGGIWETLPADTTQAYLWKCCGHYNATICP, from the exons atgtataagtataaacac GAATCAGAGAGAAATGGAATGGGGGAAGTCAAGATTTCACCTAAAAACAGTCATAAGGGCTTGGAAAACCCAACATTTGAGCTTATG GAATCAGAGACAAATGGAAAGGAAGCACCATCTCTTGAGGAAGAAAATCCTGTCCAGGACAGTCATTTTGGGAG CAGGCTCAAGAATGTGACCCGGCCTTTCTCTAAAGCAAAGAGATTCTGCAAGGCTCATCGTAAATTATTCCACCAGGTATTCTTAGGCATCTTAATCGCAG GCTACCTGGCCTACTTCATTGCTGCTTGTTACCTGGACTACCAGCGAGCTTTGGCCCTGATCGTTTTGACAAGCCTGGCTGTTGCTTTCCTTGCATATAGCTTAGTCAAAAAATATTTGGGAGCCAAGATTATCCAGATGTTGAGCCCCTGCAGCAAATGCTGTCAGAAGGCCTGGCGGTGGCTGAAATG GATTTTGTGCGCCCTTCTTCTCATTGCTTTGATCACATGGCTGGTTCTGGACGTGTCCCAAAGGAAGGAGCAGCTGATTTCATTGGGTGGCTACTGTGTGCTGGTCGTCTTGTTATTTCTCGTCTCCAAGCATCACATGGCT GTATCCTGGAGAGCTGTGTCGTGGGGTCTTGGTCTACAATTTATCCTTGGAATCTTCATCATCCGAACTGAACCTGGATTTCAGGCTTTCCAATGGCTGGGCAATCAGATTCAG GCATTCCTCAACTATACCACAGCTGGATCCGGTTTTGTCTTTGGGGAGAAACTGATTCAAGAAAGTTTTGCTTTTCAG GCCCTGCCTATTGTTATCTTCTTCAGTTGTGTGATGTCCATCCTCTACTACTTGGGAGTCATGCAGTTTATAATCCTGAAG TTGTCCTGGCTTCTGCAAATTACAATGGGCACAGCGGCCACTGAATCTCTGAGCGTGGTGGGGAATGTATTTGTGGGGATG ACCGAAGCACCCTTGCTCATCCGTCCCTACCTGGGGGACATGACACGTTCAGAAATCCATGCTGTGATGACCGGTGGCTTTGCTACCATTGCTGGTAGTGTGATGGGCGCATACATTTCATTTGGG ATTGATGCCTCGTCTCTCATCGCAGCCTCAGTAATGGCAGCACCTTGTGCTTTAGCTATGGCCAAACTTGTCTATCCAGAAGTGGAACAGTCCAAATTCCGAAGCCACGAAGGCATCACAATTGCCTGCGG GGAGGAAAAGAATATTCTGGAAGCTGCTGGTAATGGTGCCTCTGCCGCTGTGGGACTGGTGGCCAACATTGCAGCCAATCTCATTGCCTTCCTGGCTGTGCTGGCATTCATCGACGCTGCCCTCAGTTGGCTAGGCGGCATGGTTGGGTTGCCCCAACTCTCCTTCCAG CTGATCTGCTCCTACGTCCTGATGCCTTTAGCCTTCTTGTTAGGGGTGAGCTGGGAAGAGGCTTCCCGGGCTGCTGAGATGCTGGGAGTCAAGTTCTTCTTAAATGAATTTGTGGCCTACCAGCAATTGTCGGTCTACAAACAGAATCGTCTGATGGGTCGGCCCGAGTGGGATGGTCCTCAAAAGCAGTGGATTTCG cCCAGAGCTGAAACCATTATAACCTTTGCTCTATGTGGATTTGCCAACCTAAGCGCTATTGGGATCATGCTGGGCGGCTTGA CTCCGATGGCACCGCAACGCAAGAGTGAATTTTCCAGCGTCGTCCTGCGAGCCTTGCTCACCGGAGCCTGCGTCTCCCTCATCAATGCATGCATTGCAG GAATCCTTTATGTGCCCAGAGAAGTGCCCGCCTGTTTAGACTTCTTCAACACCACCACCGCCATCAACTCTACCAGCTACGCCCTGCATGAATGCTGCAAAGATTTGTTCAGCAG TTCCTTACCTGGTTCCGATGGATTCCTATCCTTTGGTGGCATTTGGGAGACTCTCCCTGCCGACACAACGCAGGCCTATCTCTGGAAATGCTGCGGTCATTATAACGCCACCATATGTCCCTAG